A single region of the Acidobacteriota bacterium genome encodes:
- a CDS encoding sodium:solute symporter family protein has translation MSLIVWSWLFLVVYLGGMLAFGVIGRNRVQGADDFATARAAYGPFFLALAFAATTASGATFLGFPGLAYEHGTAALLSAVLYPAGVYLGVLICMRLVANVGDRFGSRSIPEFLGDRYQSDGIRVIVTVASLLLFFYLAGQLLSGLVMFETMLGLSPAWALGITAVVLMIYVSLGGAHADILTDGVQGFLMLLIGVLVILLFLFGAGLDGGFGSVISSIRGQDPNQVGWINRSTPLYHSWWSQMAVLLAHIPLGLLPHIGNKIWALKTGRSRFTFLRFASVFGVTLGMLGLGGALARAVLGGRLYEEGSNPNEALPALFIELFPAWLAALIGVGILSAVMSTADGLVVSSSQIVANDLYRRTIAPRFHSHLSDEQLDRRVLLISRWATVGVMVVCVTMAWMLMDMNIAILVWTGNGGMMAAFAGPLVLGALWSGVTRTGAYTGLIVGLSSFLILHTGVIDPSWFEGSFLHPVFSWLHGEAPNPTSCAALAGLFAMGCTAAVSLATKPLPEAHVGSLFRRVEATD, from the coding sequence ATGAGCTTGATCGTCTGGTCCTGGCTGTTCCTGGTCGTCTATCTGGGCGGCATGCTGGCCTTCGGCGTGATCGGCCGGAACCGGGTTCAAGGCGCCGACGACTTCGCGACGGCCCGGGCGGCCTACGGGCCTTTCTTCCTCGCCCTCGCCTTCGCCGCAACGACCGCGAGCGGCGCGACATTCCTTGGCTTCCCGGGGCTTGCCTACGAGCACGGCACCGCGGCGCTGCTGTCGGCGGTGCTGTACCCGGCCGGCGTGTATCTGGGCGTGCTGATCTGCATGCGGTTGGTGGCGAACGTAGGCGACCGGTTCGGTTCGCGTTCGATTCCGGAGTTCCTGGGAGACCGGTACCAGTCGGACGGCATCCGCGTGATCGTGACCGTGGCGTCCCTGCTCCTCTTCTTCTACCTCGCCGGCCAGCTCCTGTCGGGCCTGGTCATGTTCGAGACGATGCTCGGCCTGTCGCCGGCCTGGGCGCTCGGGATCACGGCCGTCGTGCTGATGATCTACGTGTCGCTTGGTGGCGCCCACGCGGACATCCTCACCGACGGCGTCCAGGGCTTCCTCATGCTGCTGATCGGCGTCCTCGTCATCCTCCTGTTCCTCTTCGGCGCCGGCCTCGACGGCGGCTTCGGCTCGGTCATCTCGAGCATCCGGGGCCAGGACCCGAACCAGGTGGGCTGGATCAACCGCTCTACGCCCCTCTACCACTCCTGGTGGTCGCAGATGGCGGTTCTCCTGGCCCATATCCCGCTCGGGCTGTTGCCTCACATCGGGAACAAGATCTGGGCTCTCAAGACCGGCCGGTCGCGTTTCACCTTCCTGCGCTTCGCTTCCGTGTTCGGCGTCACGCTGGGCATGCTCGGTCTCGGCGGCGCCCTGGCCCGGGCAGTGCTGGGCGGCCGTCTCTACGAGGAAGGGTCGAATCCGAACGAGGCCCTGCCGGCTCTGTTCATCGAGCTCTTCCCGGCCTGGCTGGCGGCGCTGATCGGCGTCGGCATCCTGTCCGCTGTCATGTCGACGGCGGACGGACTGGTCGTGTCCTCGTCGCAGATCGTCGCGAACGATCTCTACCGGCGGACGATCGCGCCTCGCTTCCATTCGCACTTGAGCGACGAGCAGCTCGACCGGCGGGTGCTGCTCATCAGCCGCTGGGCGACGGTGGGCGTCATGGTCGTCTGCGTGACGATGGCCTGGATGCTGATGGACATGAACATCGCCATCCTGGTCTGGACGGGGAACGGCGGCATGATGGCGGCGTTCGCGGGCCCGCTCGTACTCGGCGCGCTCTGGAGCGGCGTGACGCGCACCGGCGCGTACACGGGGCTGATCGTGGGCTTGAGCTCCTTCCTGATCCTGCACACCGGCGTCATCGATCCGTCCTGGTTCGAGGGCAGCTTCCTGCACCCGGTGTTCTCCTGGCTGCATGGGGAAGCGCCGAACCCGACCTCGTGCGCGGCGCTGGCCGGACTGTTCGCGATGGGTTGCACGGCGGCCGTGTCGTTGGCGACGAAGCCGCTGCCCGAGGCCCATGTCGGGTCGCTCTTCCGGCGCGTCGAGGCGACGGACTAG
- a CDS encoding malonic semialdehyde reductase, with protein sequence MPRIAEEAMDVLFRDARSQNRWLPREVPRETLQELHDLMKWGPTSANCWPQRVVFTVSDEAKERLASIAMPGNQDKIRQAPATAILGYDLAFFDRMDVLFAHNPGMAKMFRNNAELAEVTAFRNATLQGAYFMLAARSLGLDCGPMSGFDNAKCDDLFFPGTTVRSNFLCSIGYGDPEGLFGRLPRPEFEEVCRVE encoded by the coding sequence ATGCCGAGGATTGCGGAGGAGGCGATGGATGTCCTGTTCCGGGACGCCCGCAGCCAGAACAGGTGGTTGCCGCGGGAGGTGCCGCGGGAGACCCTTCAGGAGCTCCACGACCTGATGAAGTGGGGGCCGACGAGCGCGAACTGCTGGCCGCAGCGGGTCGTCTTCACCGTGAGCGATGAAGCGAAAGAGCGGCTGGCTTCGATCGCCATGCCGGGCAACCAGGACAAGATCCGGCAGGCGCCAGCGACCGCGATCCTCGGCTACGACCTGGCGTTCTTCGACAGGATGGACGTGCTCTTCGCCCACAACCCGGGCATGGCCAAGATGTTCCGCAACAACGCGGAGCTGGCGGAGGTGACGGCGTTTCGCAACGCCACGCTGCAGGGGGCCTACTTCATGCTGGCCGCTCGCTCGCTCGGCCTCGACTGCGGCCCGATGTCGGGGTTCGACAACGCGAAGTGCGACGACTTGTTCTTCCCCGGCACGACCGTGCGCTCGAACTTCCTGTGCTCGATCGGCTACGGTGATCCCGAAGGACTCTTCGGGCGGCTGCCGCGGCCGGAGTTCGAGGAGGTCTGCCGCGTCGAGTAG
- a CDS encoding TrkH family potassium uptake protein: protein MNLRAVSGLVGRLLLLLAGAQLIPFFFALWHGEERPAAALGGSLLACAAAGIAAHWWGKPHEKIYRREAILVVVGAYILASFFGALPYLLSGEITDPIAALFESASGITTTGASILTDIEQLSASILLWRSLTQWLGGMGILLLFVALFPSLGPGARLLYRLEVPGPTQDIMQPQVQKTATVLWQIYVGLTIALILLLLAGGASQYEAFCYAFTTVSIGGFAPLNASVGAFNSAFIEWTIIAFMLIAGINFSLMFAVRFRPSQLYRDTEFRAYTSIAAVLVALVTLDRWRSTDLPFLEALREAAFNSVSLMTTTGYTTRDYDSWSDTSRTLLLLAMFVGGCAGSTAGGVKVGRFVITLKMALREVQLIFNPRRVLALRVGERTISDQVARSLGGFMTLFAFLWLGVAATLAIAGNDMVTSLSTSLACLSNVGPAMGAAGPSLDYAFFAGWEKLLLIVLMWLGRLEIVAVTALLLPAFWRR, encoded by the coding sequence ATGAACCTGCGAGCCGTTTCCGGTCTGGTCGGGCGGCTTCTGCTGCTGCTCGCCGGCGCGCAGTTGATCCCCTTCTTCTTCGCGCTCTGGCACGGCGAGGAACGACCCGCCGCGGCGCTCGGAGGATCGCTCCTGGCGTGCGCGGCGGCCGGCATAGCGGCTCACTGGTGGGGCAAACCGCACGAGAAGATCTACCGGCGCGAGGCGATCCTGGTCGTGGTCGGCGCCTACATCCTGGCCTCCTTCTTCGGCGCACTTCCCTACCTGCTGAGCGGCGAGATCACCGATCCGATCGCGGCCCTGTTCGAGTCCGCCTCGGGCATCACGACGACCGGCGCCTCGATCCTGACCGACATCGAACAACTGAGCGCCAGCATCCTGCTCTGGCGGAGCCTCACCCAGTGGCTCGGCGGCATGGGAATCCTGCTCCTGTTCGTCGCCCTGTTCCCGAGCCTGGGACCCGGCGCCCGTCTGCTCTACCGGTTGGAGGTACCCGGGCCGACGCAGGACATCATGCAGCCCCAGGTGCAGAAGACGGCGACCGTGCTCTGGCAGATCTACGTCGGCCTCACGATTGCCCTCATCCTGCTGCTGCTCGCCGGCGGCGCCAGCCAGTACGAGGCCTTCTGTTACGCCTTCACCACCGTCTCAATCGGCGGTTTCGCGCCCTTGAACGCCAGCGTGGGCGCCTTCAACTCGGCCTTCATCGAGTGGACGATCATCGCTTTCATGCTGATCGCCGGGATCAACTTCTCCCTGATGTTCGCGGTGCGTTTCCGGCCCAGCCAGCTCTACCGCGACACCGAGTTTCGCGCCTACACGTCGATCGCCGCGGTGCTGGTGGCGCTCGTCACGCTGGATCGCTGGCGCAGCACCGATCTGCCCTTCCTGGAGGCACTACGTGAGGCTGCCTTCAACTCGGTTTCCCTGATGACGACGACCGGCTACACGACCCGGGACTACGACTCCTGGAGCGATACGTCCCGCACCCTGCTGCTGCTGGCCATGTTCGTCGGCGGCTGCGCCGGCTCGACCGCGGGCGGCGTCAAGGTCGGCAGGTTCGTGATCACGCTGAAGATGGCGCTCCGCGAAGTCCAGTTGATCTTCAACCCGCGCCGCGTGCTCGCCCTGCGCGTGGGTGAACGCACGATCAGCGATCAGGTCGCACGAAGCCTGGGAGGTTTCATGACGCTCTTCGCCTTCCTGTGGCTGGGCGTCGCCGCCACCCTCGCGATCGCGGGCAACGACATGGTGACCTCCCTGTCGACTTCCCTCGCCTGCCTTTCGAACGTGGGCCCGGCGATGGGAGCCGCCGGTCCGTCACTCGACTACGCCTTCTTCGCGGGCTGGGAGAAGCTGCTGCTGATCGTCCTGATGTGGCTCGGCCGCCTGGAGATCGTGGCCGTGACCGCGCTTCTCCTGCCCGCCTTCTGGCGGCGTTGA
- a CDS encoding PQQ-binding-like beta-propeller repeat protein, with protein MIRGSRIRRYLSAVAVSTLGLGAAVQAQTAQVPRPASTSTAAAQPVGEWHNYAADSRSSKYSPLDQIDRTNVHRLEVAWRWKSIDYGLAARHRGVLPPTVFQNTPMMRDGRVLVATGIGAAALDPASGEILWTYDPFEDEEPRNLGRLSVRGGVTWNDGERRRLFFNGNGRLTALDAETGALDQDFGDEGRIDMLDAGEGIRRRQYFWTSAPVVCRDVIVLGESTSDAWSRRKNPPGMIRGYDARSGDLLWRFNIIPEPDEFGFDTWDSPEAAEAGAANVWTWISCDQELGIAYAATSTPSNDWYGGHRPGMGLFGESILALDTETGERLWHFQAVHHGLWDYDFPAAPVLADIVVDGKPIKALAQPSKQAFLYVFDRETGDPVWPIVDLPVPPSEVPGEQAWPTQPHPTWPLPYDLQGLAIDDLIDFTPELRAMALEYVSEYRIGPIFQPPTLIEGPGAKPTIQVPGAVGGTNWNGAALDPETNVLYLPSVTVPAILGLRPPPDPARSNVRYRVDLSEADGYEWATLPNGLPITKPPYGRLTAIDLDTGEHLWMVPNGDGPRDHPALAHLDLPPLGQQGRVSALVTKTLVFLADGSDAMIVQPEAAGSRKFRAYDKMTGEVLWETELPAGVSGAPMTYLHEGRQYVVMAISGKEFQGELLALALPDLPAAPAP; from the coding sequence ATGATCCGCGGTTCCAGGATCCGCCGGTACCTCAGCGCCGTTGCCGTCAGCACGTTAGGACTTGGAGCCGCGGTTCAGGCTCAGACAGCCCAGGTTCCGCGGCCGGCTTCAACCAGCACTGCCGCGGCCCAACCGGTCGGCGAGTGGCACAACTACGCCGCCGACAGCCGGAGCAGCAAGTACTCGCCGCTCGACCAGATCGACCGAACCAACGTCCACCGGCTCGAGGTCGCCTGGCGATGGAAGTCGATCGACTACGGTCTCGCCGCGCGCCACCGGGGCGTCCTCCCGCCGACGGTGTTCCAGAACACGCCGATGATGCGCGACGGCCGGGTCCTGGTCGCCACCGGCATCGGGGCGGCCGCGCTCGATCCCGCCAGCGGCGAGATCCTGTGGACCTATGACCCCTTCGAGGACGAAGAGCCAAGGAACTTGGGGCGGCTCTCCGTTCGCGGCGGCGTCACCTGGAATGACGGGGAGAGACGGCGCCTCTTCTTCAACGGCAACGGCCGCCTGACCGCGCTCGACGCCGAAACCGGCGCCCTGGACCAGGACTTCGGCGACGAAGGCCGGATCGACATGCTGGACGCGGGAGAGGGCATCCGCCGCCGGCAGTACTTCTGGACTTCTGCGCCCGTGGTCTGCCGCGATGTGATCGTGCTCGGAGAGTCGACGTCCGACGCCTGGTCGAGGCGCAAGAACCCGCCCGGGATGATCCGCGGCTACGACGCACGTTCCGGCGACCTCCTCTGGCGATTCAACATCATCCCGGAGCCGGACGAATTCGGCTTCGACACCTGGGACAGTCCGGAAGCCGCCGAGGCTGGCGCCGCGAACGTCTGGACCTGGATCAGTTGCGACCAGGAACTTGGCATCGCCTATGCCGCGACCAGCACCCCGAGCAACGACTGGTACGGCGGCCACCGCCCGGGCATGGGCCTGTTCGGCGAGTCGATCCTCGCTCTCGACACCGAGACCGGCGAGCGTCTCTGGCACTTTCAGGCCGTGCACCACGGACTCTGGGACTACGACTTCCCGGCCGCTCCCGTGCTCGCCGACATCGTTGTCGACGGCAAGCCGATCAAGGCGCTGGCGCAGCCCTCCAAGCAGGCGTTCCTGTACGTCTTCGACCGGGAGACCGGCGATCCGGTCTGGCCGATCGTCGATTTGCCGGTACCGCCGTCCGAGGTTCCCGGAGAACAGGCCTGGCCGACCCAGCCGCATCCGACGTGGCCGCTTCCGTACGACCTCCAGGGTTTGGCCATAGACGACCTGATCGACTTCACCCCGGAGTTGCGGGCGATGGCGCTCGAGTACGTTTCGGAGTACCGGATCGGCCCGATCTTTCAACCACCAACGCTGATCGAAGGTCCTGGCGCCAAACCGACGATCCAGGTGCCCGGGGCGGTTGGCGGTACGAACTGGAACGGTGCGGCCCTCGATCCGGAGACGAACGTGCTCTACCTGCCCTCGGTCACCGTGCCAGCGATCCTGGGCCTGCGGCCGCCACCCGACCCTGCGCGCTCCAACGTGCGCTACCGGGTCGACCTGAGCGAGGCCGACGGCTACGAGTGGGCCACCCTGCCGAATGGCCTGCCGATCACGAAGCCGCCCTATGGCCGCCTGACCGCGATCGATCTCGACACCGGCGAACACCTGTGGATGGTTCCGAACGGCGACGGACCGCGCGACCACCCCGCACTCGCGCACCTCGACCTCCCGCCACTCGGCCAGCAGGGCCGCGTTTCCGCCCTGGTCACGAAGACCCTGGTCTTCCTGGCCGACGGCTCCGACGCGATGATCGTCCAGCCCGAGGCCGCCGGCAGCCGCAAGTTCCGCGCCTACGACAAGATGACCGGGGAGGTCCTCTGGGAAACGGAACTGCCAGCCGGCGTGAGCGGAGCGCCGATGACCTATCTCCACGAAGGCCGCCAGTACGTCGTGATGGCGATCAGCGGCAAGGAGTTCCAGGGCGAGCTGCTGGCCCTCGCACTGCCTGACCTGCCGGCGGCTCCGGCGCCCTAA
- a CDS encoding alpha/beta hydrolase, whose amino-acid sequence MTRSTFLRSNRRPSMRASLSLAVLLVVAAAAPVAAQRPYPPEMEGTTPEVYRTVGDVELKIYLCNPEGHSAEDSRPAIVFFFGGGWRAGSPQQFLPHCRYLADRGMVAAAADYRVASRHGVTADECVKDAKSAVRWLRTNADRLGIDPDRIAAGGGSAGGHLAAATATLPGHDPDPDGVSPVPNALVLFNPATVLAPVEGGPELTDEASERLEALAERLGAPAESMSPYHHLRTGLPPTIMFHGTADQTVPHSTAHDFCLGLRSHKARCDFVSYHDKAHGFFNHGRGEGDEKNKMYKDTVSRMDGFLYSLEWLDPKPNPDGTPGKRLTWQESLSEALANQSLPPGFNEIKEALEAGRNIPGASEDEKKSGEETAPSGEEQSDPDGIEPE is encoded by the coding sequence ATGACCCGTTCGACCTTCCTCCGATCCAACCGACGTCCGTCCATGCGCGCGTCGCTTTCCCTTGCCGTCCTCCTGGTTGTGGCCGCTGCCGCTCCGGTCGCGGCCCAACGGCCCTATCCGCCCGAAATGGAGGGAACGACCCCGGAGGTCTACCGCACCGTCGGCGATGTCGAACTGAAGATCTATCTGTGTAACCCCGAGGGCCACTCGGCTGAGGACAGCAGACCCGCGATCGTCTTCTTCTTCGGTGGAGGCTGGCGCGCGGGCTCGCCTCAGCAGTTCCTTCCACACTGCCGATACCTCGCCGACCGCGGCATGGTCGCGGCTGCGGCCGACTACCGGGTGGCCAGCCGCCACGGAGTGACGGCGGATGAGTGCGTCAAGGACGCCAAGAGCGCCGTCCGCTGGCTGCGCACCAACGCGGACCGGCTCGGCATCGATCCCGATCGGATCGCCGCCGGCGGTGGATCGGCAGGCGGCCATCTGGCCGCGGCTACCGCCACATTGCCGGGCCACGATCCCGATCCCGACGGCGTGAGCCCGGTCCCCAACGCCCTGGTTCTGTTCAATCCAGCGACCGTTCTGGCGCCGGTCGAAGGCGGTCCCGAGCTCACGGACGAGGCGAGCGAACGGCTCGAAGCACTTGCCGAACGTCTCGGCGCGCCGGCCGAGTCGATGTCTCCGTACCACCACCTCCGCACCGGTCTGCCTCCAACCATCATGTTTCATGGCACCGCCGACCAGACCGTGCCCCACAGCACAGCCCACGACTTCTGCCTCGGTCTGCGGTCTCACAAGGCGCGATGCGACTTCGTCAGTTACCACGACAAGGCGCACGGCTTCTTCAACCATGGGCGCGGTGAGGGCGACGAGAAGAACAAGATGTACAAGGACACCGTGTCCAGGATGGATGGCTTCCTGTACTCCCTGGAGTGGCTGGATCCAAAGCCGAACCCCGACGGCACACCCGGGAAGCGCCTGACCTGGCAGGAGTCGCTCAGCGAGGCGCTCGCCAATCAGAGTCTCCCCCCAGGCTTCAACGAGATCAAGGAGGCCCTGGAAGCCGGAAGGAACATCCCGGGGGCCTCGGAAGACGAGAAGAAGAGCGGCGAAGAGACGGCTCCCTCTGGCGAAGAGCAGAGCGATCCCGACGGCATCGAGCCGGAATGA
- a CDS encoding AMP-binding protein yields the protein MNLFALLYERFEEALDCPALVLSGAAKGAREPAWTYRDLDRASARFAATLRLRGVEPGDRVLVQVPKSVEAVALYLGVLRCGGVYVPLNTAYTEREVAFFVSDASPRVVVRDATGVGVGDSGAAPRTVDIDALWRESRSFDPDPAIERRADDDLAAICYTSGTTGRSKGAMITHRNLTSNALALHEIWGFEPGDVLLHALPIFHVHGLFVALHTAFLNASKVLFLPQFDAADVRRLLPEATVLMGVPTFYSRLLAEPGFRAADCEGFRLFVSGSAPLTEAVFGDFQARTGHRILERYGMTEAGMITSNPLCGDRVAGTVGFPLPDVEVRVVGEDGAELPAGEVGTLEIRGPNLFAGYWGLPDKTAEEMRGDGFFVTGDLASLDGEGRVTLVGRGKDLIIAGGFNVYPKEVEDRLDEVAGVAESAVIGAPHADLGEGVVAVLVADEAPVEDDTLRAALDAGLARYKQPRRFYWVGELPRNAMGKVQKNVLRERYRDAYDG from the coding sequence ATGAACCTCTTCGCCCTACTCTACGAGCGTTTCGAGGAGGCGCTCGATTGTCCCGCGCTGGTGCTGTCCGGCGCCGCGAAAGGTGCAAGGGAACCGGCGTGGACGTACCGCGACCTGGATCGTGCTTCGGCCCGGTTCGCGGCGACGCTGCGCCTGCGCGGTGTCGAGCCCGGGGACCGGGTGCTGGTGCAGGTCCCGAAGTCGGTCGAGGCGGTGGCGCTCTACCTGGGGGTTCTGCGCTGCGGCGGAGTCTATGTACCGTTGAACACGGCCTACACCGAAAGGGAGGTGGCCTTCTTCGTGTCCGACGCGTCACCGCGGGTCGTTGTGCGTGACGCGACAGGTGTTGGCGTGGGGGACTCCGGTGCAGCGCCGCGCACTGTCGACATCGACGCGTTGTGGCGGGAGAGCAGGTCCTTCGATCCCGATCCGGCGATCGAACGCCGCGCCGACGACGATCTGGCGGCCATCTGCTACACGTCGGGCACGACCGGGCGTTCCAAGGGCGCGATGATCACGCATCGGAACCTGACCTCGAACGCACTGGCGCTGCACGAGATCTGGGGCTTCGAGCCCGGTGACGTGCTGCTGCACGCCTTGCCGATCTTCCATGTCCACGGACTGTTCGTGGCTCTCCACACGGCGTTCCTGAACGCCTCGAAGGTGCTCTTCCTGCCACAGTTCGATGCCGCGGACGTGCGCCGTTTGCTGCCCGAGGCGACGGTGCTGATGGGTGTGCCGACGTTCTACTCGCGGCTGCTGGCGGAGCCTGGTTTCAGAGCCGCGGACTGCGAGGGCTTCCGGTTGTTCGTCTCCGGCTCGGCGCCTTTGACGGAAGCCGTCTTCGGTGACTTCCAGGCCCGCACCGGTCACCGGATCCTGGAGCGCTACGGCATGACGGAGGCCGGCATGATCACCTCGAACCCGCTGTGTGGGGATCGGGTGGCGGGTACGGTCGGCTTTCCGCTGCCGGACGTCGAGGTTCGGGTCGTGGGGGAGGACGGCGCCGAGCTGCCTGCGGGCGAGGTCGGCACCCTGGAGATCCGCGGACCGAACCTCTTCGCCGGCTACTGGGGCCTGCCGGACAAGACGGCAGAGGAGATGCGCGGCGACGGCTTCTTTGTCACCGGCGACCTTGCGAGCCTCGACGGCGAGGGCCGCGTCACCCTGGTTGGTCGCGGCAAGGACCTGATCATCGCAGGCGGATTCAACGTCTATCCCAAGGAGGTCGAGGACCGGCTCGACGAAGTAGCGGGCGTAGCGGAATCGGCGGTGATCGGCGCGCCGCACGCCGACCTGGGCGAAGGCGTGGTCGCGGTGCTCGTCGCCGACGAGGCTCCGGTGGAAGACGATACGCTCCGCGCCGCGCTCGATGCGGGGCTCGCGCGCTACAAGCAGCCCCGCCGTTTCTACTGGGTCGGCGAACTGCCGCGCAACGCGATGGGGAAGGTGCAGAAGAACGTGCTGCGAGAACGATACCGCGACGCGTACGACGGATGA